In Armatimonadota bacterium, the sequence TTTTGTCGATTCCAGCGGGCGGCCGACCGCGGACACGCCGGCCAACATCAGGGCATTCAAGTTCTACAAGGCTCTGGTGGATGGTATGGGCGGGCGCGAGCGCGTTGAAGCGTTTGGGTCGGGCTTCGGTGTGGTGCAGGGGCCGAACCACCCGTTCTTTGTCGGCAAGGTGGCGATGATGGTGAACGGCGAGTGGATCCCGTCCTGGATCGAGAGATACGCGCCCAGGCTGCACTACGGTGTGGCGCCGGTGCCGTACGAGGCGTCGCGGCCCGATTTGAAGGGCACGACCCTCATCGGCGTGAACCTGCTGGCCATACCGACCGAGGCGAAGCACCCGGGCGAGGCATGGGAGTTTCTGAGATGGCTGCAGAGGCCGGAGGTGCAGTTGGAGTTTGCCCAGGCGTTGAACAACGTACCCAACACGCGATCCGCCCTCCGGATGCGGCGCCTGACCACCGGTTCGGAGGCGCGCCGGAACTATGGTAAATTCTGGCAGATCGCGCAGAACGTTCACGCCCGGGGATTTCCGGTATCGCCGGTCGGCCAGTTGTATCAGGACGAACTGGGCCGGGCGACCGAGTTCGTGATGTTCGGCACGAAAACGCCGGAAGCCGCCCTGGCGGATTTGCAGGCCAAGGTTGAGAAGGAACTGAAGGCCCAGCGAAAAGGAAACGAGGAAATAGCGA encodes:
- a CDS encoding ABC transporter substrate-binding protein, whose amino-acid sequence is MLKPRICILALAAIAATGCSGRPEGRGGVTVEVWSGWTGQEAVSFQRLCDEFNRSHPGVRIHNRGGVTDNSMVIRAITAGVPPDCFTIWNAGDVGPLAAYGAISNLDAQYKASGLKEEDLVPGAVDQCKYRGHFIGVPLLMDTNALFWNKDAFREAGLDPERPPRTMAELKDYAVRLTLKDRSGDIRRLGLMLPDTTLLCWVFGGDFVDSSGRPTADTPANIRAFKFYKALVDGMGGRERVEAFGSGFGVVQGPNHPFFVGKVAMMVNGEWIPSWIERYAPRLHYGVAPVPYEASRPDLKGTTLIGVNLLAIPTEAKHPGEAWEFLRWLQRPEVQLEFAQALNNVPNTRSALRMRRLTTGSEARRNYGKFWQIAQNVHARGFPVSPVGQLYQDELGRATEFVMFGTKTPEAALADLQAKVEKELKAQRKGNEEIAN